AGGCTGCTGATGCTATTTTATCTGACACTTCAGCACAATCGAGCAAAGCTACCAGAGTAGGAAAGCTTGGTTTAATGGTTACTCAAGGTAAAATTATTGATGCTGTTCTTGAAACTGCAATAAACTCTGATCTGCAAGGAATGCTGCGTGCTATGGTGAGTAGAGATGTTTATGCAGAAACTGGTGATACAGTTTTAATACCTAAAGGCTCAAGATTGATAGGTAGTTATTCATTTGACTCGAATGTTGCAAGAGCTCGTGTAAATATAAACTGGAGTAGGGTCATTCTTCCTCATGGAATAGATATTGCTATCTCATCACTTGGTACGGATGAACTTGGCAGAGCAGGAATAGCTGGAATAGTTGATAATAAAATAGTAAGTGCATTATTCTCTTCAGTGGCACTTGCTGGTGTTTCAATTGGTTCGGCTGTTATAGGGCAAAAGGCCTCTAATCTTATTGATACGCTAACTGCTATGGATGCGGTGAGATCCATCACTGCAACTGAAATAGATATCTCTTCTCTCAAAGGGGCTATTGTTGAGAGATTGGAGGATGCTATAAAAACTGAAGTTGGGAGGGTAGGAGACGAAAAATGGAAATTGGGTCTTAGGGCTATTGAAAAAATTCGGAATGCTAAAAGTGATCAGGATTTACTGAGAATAATAAAGGAAGAAATAGTAAGTGTGATAAAAAGTTCTGGAGCTAGTGGAGTTGATGCAATTACTAGTGACAATATCGGTATAACTTTAGACGATGTACGTCAACTGTTGAGGCAAACTCAGAAAAGAAGCAAGTCTGTTTATGATAAAGCAATCGGGAAATCAATCGAGGATTTTTCTAAAGATATGCGGGATATAGTAGGCAGATACACAGATAAAAAACCAACTATTTATGTTGATCAAGGCACCGCGTTGAAAGTATTTGTTAACCAAGATATAGTATTTCCTCCACAGGCAATATTAAATCAATGAAATGAATTATGCTGCACTTGATACATATTTGGAGCCATTACAAGGCATATTTCAAGAAGAAGGCGTAAATGAAATATCAATAAATAAGCCAAAGGAAGTATGGATTGAAAATCGCGGTGAAATAAGGTGTGAAAAATTAGAAGTATTCGATCTTAACCATTTGAAATCTCTTGGCAGACTGATTGCTCAAGCTACAGAACAAAAACTTAGCGAAGAAGCACCTTTACTTTCGGCAACATTACCAAATGGTTATCGTATACAGATAGTATTTCCACCAGCATGTGAACCTGATAAAGTAGTCATGTCGATTCGTAAGCCTTCTAGCATGCAATTAGCACTCGATGATTACGAAAAAATGGGGGCTTTTTCTGAAACTGTTACAGAAGCAGCTGATAATCCAGTTGACCGTCATTTGGATTTACTGTTAAGGCAAAAAAAAATAAAAGAGTTTTTAGAATACGCTGTAATAAGTAAGAAAAATATTATAATTAGCGGTGGAACTTCCACTGGTAAGACTACT
This genomic interval from Wolbachia endosymbiont (group A) of Rhinocyllus conicus contains the following:
- a CDS encoding TrbI/VirB10 family protein, which gives rise to MNKERRNNSEDESEIENKVVTVGSNQGHRALMVIILVLLVGGVYYLYFSPSHKEGSEVIKKEETKQNVQELKGKLEQVPDNVMVPERIITDPLPPLPPLPTLPIIPEIKQIRKEEEKPKETPVSNIPILPKQNFPSSNVMGNLPTSFPTIGGSGYPRDRRSAQMLTISSDGGENKAADAILSDTSAQSSKATRVGKLGLMVTQGKIIDAVLETAINSDLQGMLRAMVSRDVYAETGDTVLIPKGSRLIGSYSFDSNVARARVNINWSRVILPHGIDIAISSLGTDELGRAGIAGIVDNKIVSALFSSVALAGVSIGSAVIGQKASNLIDTLTAMDAVRSITATEIDISSLKGAIVERLEDAIKTEVGRVGDEKWKLGLRAIEKIRNAKSDQDLLRIIKEEIVSVIKSSGASGVDAITSDNIGITLDDVRQLLRQTQKRSKSVYDKAIGKSIEDFSKDMRDIVGRYTDKKPTIYVDQGTALKVFVNQDIVFPPQAILNQ
- the virB11 gene encoding P-type DNA transfer ATPase VirB11, giving the protein MNYAALDTYLEPLQGIFQEEGVNEISINKPKEVWIENRGEIRCEKLEVFDLNHLKSLGRLIAQATEQKLSEEAPLLSATLPNGYRIQIVFPPACEPDKVVMSIRKPSSMQLALDDYEKMGAFSETVTEAADNPVDRHLDLLLRQKKIKEFLEYAVISKKNIIISGGTSTGKTTFTNATLRAIPTEERIITVEDAREIVLNDHPNRVHLIASKGGQGRAKVTTQDLIEACLRLRPDRIIVGELRGAEAFSFLRAINTGHPGSISTLHADSPTMALEQIKLMVMQANLGIPPDQIIPYIRNVIDIVIQLKRTGGGKRSISEILFTRSASENA